Part of the Cuniculiplasma divulgatum genome, CCCTTTAGAGACATAGTTCTACATACTCATTAATATTAAAAATATTGAGTATATAGAAGATGTGGAGGAAAATAGATAAAACCTATATTTTCTTCATTTGGTTTATAACTTCCCGTGATAGATTATAAGATCTATAATGCGGATTATTTCTCTTCTTCGCCGTAGTATGGAATCTTAAATTTTACCCCCTTTCTCAGTAACTCCTTCGATGATTCATATCCCGCATCCGCATGTCTTATAACTCCAATTCCGGGATCTGCATTGAGTACCCTTTTAATTTTATCCTCTGCTTCCTTTGTTCCATCGGCAACAAGTACAAAACCGGAATGGATTGCGTTACCTATTCCTGTACCTCCACCATGATGTACTGAAACCCATGTTGCTCCAGATGCAGTGTTTAGTAGAGCGTTAAGTATGGGCCAGTCTGCAATGGCATCAGAACCATCCTTCATGTTTTCTGTTTCCCTGTATGGAGATGCCACAGAACCCGTGTCGTGGTGATCTCTACCGATCGCAATTGGGGCCGAAAGATCTCCATCCTTTACCATGTCGTTCATTATAAGACCTATTTTTTCTCTTTCTCCATAGGCGGCGTAACATATCCTTGCCGGTAACCCCTGGAACTTTACCTTTTCCCTTGCAAGTTTCAACCATTTCACGAGGTGATCATTATATCCTAGATGATATGAAATTGCCTCGTCAAGCTTGTAAATATCTTCCGGATCACCAGATAGGGCAACCCATCTAAACGGACCGGAACCAACTGCAAATAAATCTCTAATATATGCCGGCACGTATCCCTGTATCTCAAATGCCCTGCTTTCTCCACCTTCCTTTGCTCTGGTTCTCAGGTTGTTACCATAATCAAAAACTTTAGAACCATATTCCTTCATCTTCAGTATCGCCCTAACTTCCTTGACTATGGATTCATAAACCTTCTTTCTGTATGCCTCGAAATCCTCTTCCCTAAACTTTGCAGCACTTTCAACGGTATATCCTTCTGGTATGTAACCTAAGTTCAGGTCATGGGCCGCTGTCTGATCCGTTACCACATCCGGAACTATTTTCTTTCTTGCAAGCTCATCGAAAATAGTTGCAGCATTTCCAAGCAAACCAATTGATATGGGTTTTTTCTTCTGCACGTATTCATCCTTAATCCTAAGGGCATCGTCAAGATCCTTTGCCTGTACATCAAGATATTTTCCTTTCAATCTTCTGTCTATTTTCTCCTGATCGACATCTACAACTAAGCCAACACCATTATTCATTGTAATTGCCAGAGGTTGAGCACCTCCCATCTCTCCAAGACCAGCTGTGAGAACCCATTTTCCTGTTAGATCTGGTTGATTGAAATCCTTCTTGGCCATTGCGTGCAATGTTTCGTATGTACCCTGAAGAACACCCTGACTTCCTATGTATATCCATGAACCTGCCGTCATCTGCCCAAACATTGTGAGACCTCTCTTTTCAAGATCCCAGAATATATCATCAGTTGCCCATTTTGGGACTATCTGGGCGTTGACAATAATAACACGTGGTGCTTCCTTTGTTGTCTTGAAAGCACCCACCGGCTTGCCAGACTGAAT contains:
- the hutU gene encoding urocanate hydratase, producing MREYKEIRAPRGKKLNARGWQQEAALRLLMNNLDPEVAKDPENLIVYGGKGKAARTWKDFDEIVAMLKELYNDETLLIQSGKPVGAFKTTKEAPRVIIVNAQIVPKWATDDIFWDLEKRGLTMFGQMTAGSWIYIGSQGVLQGTYETLHAMAKKDFNQPDLTGKWVLTAGLGEMGGAQPLAITMNNGVGLVVDVDQEKIDRRLKGKYLDVQAKDLDDALRIKDEYVQKKKPISIGLLGNAATIFDELARKKIVPDVVTDQTAAHDLNLGYIPEGYTVESAAKFREEDFEAYRKKVYESIVKEVRAILKMKEYGSKVFDYGNNLRTRAKEGGESRAFEIQGYVPAYIRDLFAVGSGPFRWVALSGDPEDIYKLDEAISYHLGYNDHLVKWLKLAREKVKFQGLPARICYAAYGEREKIGLIMNDMVKDGDLSAPIAIGRDHHDTGSVASPYRETENMKDGSDAIADWPILNALLNTASGATWVSVHHGGGTGIGNAIHSGFVLVADGTKEAEDKIKRVLNADPGIGVIRHADAGYESSKELLRKGVKFKIPYYGEEEK